ATCGGGGAGAATAACGGCCGGCGCGTCATGGAACTCAAACTAAAGCTCTTGATGTTGATGAAGAGCAAGAACCTCAACGGCCAGAAGCTGGCGAAGCTCTCCCTGGTCAGCGACTCGGAGATTTCGCGGATTCTCCAGGGCAAGTCCCGTCCCGGCCTGGACAACGCGCTGAGGCTCGCCCAGGCCGTCGGCGTCTCGCTCGATTACCTGGCCGACGACAGGATCGACGTCGAGCCCGCGCAGGCCGACGACGCCCTCACCTCCGAGGATCACAAACTCCTCGGCATCTGCCGCCGAGTCGGCGGCGACGAAGCCCAGCGCGTCCTGGAGATCGTCCGCATCCTGGGCTATGACGTCGCCATGGCCCGCCTGATCGGGGCCGCCTCCAAGCCCGTCATCGAGCGGCTCGACGACGAGATCGGCGAGCCCCGCACCTCCCTCTCGACCAACGGCCAGCACGTCCTCCGCGGCCCGGCCACAGCCACCGCCACCGCCTGACGTCATCACGACGTTTGTCCGAGAAACCGTTTTCCGCCGTCCCCGCCGGCGTGCCATGGTCGCTCTCGGCACAGGTCGTCGCCCATACGACTCGTGAGCGTCCGATCGGCTCCGCCAGTGTGGGCAAGACGAATGTGACGCGAGCTGAGACGAGCATCGACGCAATCAGGCTATCGAGAATCCACCGGGAACGCCCTGGACGGCCTCGCGAACGCCCCGAGGAGTTGGGTTCATCGAGGCCGCTTGGGGCGAACGCCAGGCCTTGCTCGGCCAGTCATGCGAGGGGAGGCCGACGCCCCTGTACCTGCCGAGGACTTCCGATCGACCGACGTTCGAGCGAAAGGTGCGTGACCGGCCCGGCTTCAAGAGGGCTGACGGAACTCTCGACTCGGGCGCGGCACTCTAGAATATTCGACGGGTCGAGACGTTTGCACAGCCTGACGGTCAGAACTGTTTGCGCTGGCGGCTCGACGGGATCATCAGGGCCTGGCGATATTTCGTGACGGTGCGGCGGGCGACCTTGAGGCCGT
The DNA window shown above is from Paludisphaera mucosa and carries:
- a CDS encoding helix-turn-helix domain-containing protein; translated protein: MELKLKLLMLMKSKNLNGQKLAKLSLVSDSEISRILQGKSRPGLDNALRLAQAVGVSLDYLADDRIDVEPAQADDALTSEDHKLLGICRRVGGDEAQRVLEIVRILGYDVAMARLIGAASKPVIERLDDEIGEPRTSLSTNGQHVLRGPATATATA